A single Roseinatronobacter monicus DNA region contains:
- a CDS encoding lysophospholipid acyltransferase family protein, producing MTWTSDVPPPKASITILDWPRILWRAVLLAGVVFGGLIIKMALRLVERPLFGVRRPMTPFITQAVCRIALKILRLRLTVQGQPMAMRGAMVANHASWLDIFVLNAADRVFFVSKAEVAQWPGIGWLARATGTVFIRRDRREAPQQKLLFEARLRAGHRLLFFPEGTSSDSQRVLPFKSTLFAAFFAPELRDLLHIQPVSVKYIAPDGADPRFYGWWGDMDFGHHLLRILAAPRQGRVEVLFHPPIAVTDMPDRKAMTLACESAVRAGFEAER from the coding sequence ATGACCTGGACTTCCGATGTGCCGCCCCCAAAGGCATCAATAACCATCCTAGACTGGCCGCGTATCCTGTGGCGTGCGGTTCTGCTGGCGGGGGTGGTCTTTGGCGGGCTGATCATAAAGATGGCGCTTCGCTTGGTAGAGCGGCCCCTATTTGGTGTCCGCCGCCCGATGACACCGTTCATTACCCAAGCGGTGTGTCGCATCGCGTTGAAAATACTGCGGCTGCGATTGACTGTGCAGGGCCAGCCTATGGCAATGCGCGGCGCGATGGTGGCCAATCATGCGTCTTGGCTGGATATCTTTGTGCTGAACGCCGCAGACAGGGTGTTTTTCGTGTCCAAGGCCGAAGTGGCGCAATGGCCCGGCATCGGCTGGCTGGCCCGCGCAACCGGAACCGTATTCATCCGCCGCGACCGCCGCGAGGCACCACAGCAAAAGCTGCTATTCGAGGCGCGCTTGCGGGCAGGGCACAGGCTTTTGTTCTTCCCCGAAGGCACCAGTTCCGACAGCCAGCGCGTTTTGCCCTTCAAATCAACGCTTTTCGCCGCGTTCTTTGCGCCGGAATTGCGCGATCTGCTGCATATTCAGCCTGTAAGCGTGAAATACATCGCACCAGATGGTGCTGATCCGCGGTTTTATGGCTGGTGGGGTGATATGGATTTTGGGCATCACTTGCTGCGCATACTGGCCGCGCCACGGCAGGGCCGGGTAGAGGTGCTGTTTCACCCGCCCATTGCTGTGACCGATATGCCCGACCGAAAGGCCATGACCTTGGCTTGTGAGTCCGCTGTGCGCGCAGGCTTTGAGGCAGAGCGCTAG
- a CDS encoding helix-turn-helix domain-containing protein, producing the protein MPNDDIMTTKELADYLRIAEKTAYRFASEGKVPGFKVGSAWRFRKGEIDRWIAQQEQEGKQK; encoded by the coding sequence ATGCCCAACGATGACATCATGACCACTAAGGAACTCGCCGATTATCTCAGAATCGCGGAGAAGACGGCCTATCGGTTTGCTTCCGAAGGCAAGGTTCCGGGGTTCAAGGTTGGCAGTGCATGGCGATTTCGCAAGGGCGAGATCGATCGCTGGATCGCCCAGCAGGAACAAGAGGGTAAACAGAAATGA
- a CDS encoding M20 aminoacylase family protein: MPIKNRFSEMLPEITAWRQDFHAHPEILFDCHRTAGIVAEKLREFGCDEVVEGIGRTGVVGVIRGKSSGSGRVVGLRADMDALPIHEATGVDYASKEAGKMHACGHDGHTAMLMGAAKYLAETRNFDGTVVVIFQPAEEGGGGGDEMCRDGMMERFGIQEVYGMHNWPGNPAGEFAIRPGAFFAATDQFEISVEGRGGHAAKPHQCVDTTVVAAHLVVAMQTIVSRNADPTMEAVVSVTSFVTESQAFNVIPQHVTLRGTVRTLSTETRELAETRIKALAEHTAAAFGAQAHVDYRRGYPVMVNSETETEYAAAAARAVSGDCAAAPLVMGGEDFAYMLEERPGAYILVGNGDTADVHNPAYNFNDSVIPAGCSFWVELAEQRMPAA; encoded by the coding sequence ATGCCAATCAAAAACCGATTTTCCGAAATGCTGCCGGAAATTACTGCCTGGCGGCAAGACTTCCATGCCCACCCCGAAATTCTGTTCGACTGTCACCGCACTGCCGGGATCGTGGCCGAAAAGCTGCGTGAATTCGGGTGCGACGAGGTGGTCGAGGGAATCGGGCGCACGGGCGTTGTGGGTGTGATCCGGGGCAAAAGCTCTGGCTCTGGTCGTGTGGTGGGCTTGCGCGCCGATATGGATGCGCTGCCGATCCATGAGGCGACAGGTGTGGACTATGCCTCAAAGGAAGCGGGCAAGATGCATGCCTGCGGCCATGACGGACATACTGCCATGCTGATGGGCGCGGCCAAATATCTGGCCGAGACGCGCAATTTCGACGGCACAGTGGTCGTGATCTTTCAGCCCGCCGAAGAAGGTGGCGGCGGCGGTGACGAGATGTGCCGCGACGGTATGATGGAGCGCTTCGGCATTCAGGAAGTTTACGGAATGCATAACTGGCCGGGCAATCCTGCCGGTGAATTTGCAATCCGACCGGGCGCGTTTTTCGCCGCAACCGACCAGTTCGAAATCTCGGTCGAGGGGCGCGGGGGCCATGCCGCCAAACCGCATCAATGTGTCGACACCACCGTGGTCGCCGCGCATCTGGTTGTGGCGATGCAGACCATCGTCAGCCGCAATGCTGATCCCACGATGGAAGCTGTGGTTTCGGTCACCTCTTTCGTGACCGAATCGCAGGCGTTCAATGTCATCCCCCAGCATGTGACCCTGCGCGGCACAGTGCGCACCCTGAGCACCGAGACGCGCGAGCTGGCAGAGACGCGGATCAAGGCACTGGCAGAACACACTGCCGCCGCTTTTGGCGCACAGGCGCATGTCGATTACCGCCGCGGCTATCCGGTTATGGTGAATTCCGAGACGGAAACCGAATACGCTGCCGCTGCTGCGCGCGCGGTGTCAGGCGATTGTGCCGCAGCCCCTCTGGTGATGGGCGGCGAGGATTTCGCCTATATGCTGGAAGAACGCCCCGGTGCCTATATCCTTGTCGGCAATGGTGACACGGCTGATGTGCACAATCCGGCGTATAACTTTAACGATTCGGTTATTCCCGCCGGGTGCAGTTTCTGGGTGGAACTGGCCGAACAGCGCATGCCTGCGGCCTGA
- a CDS encoding glycine zipper 2TM domain-containing protein — MRLIPITILAAALTLAGCQMTQTERSVVGGVAGAAGGLAVGNLLGANTNWTILTTVAGAAAGTLLAQNQNTGRCAYARGDGTYYEAACP, encoded by the coding sequence ATGAGACTGATCCCAATTACCATTCTCGCAGCAGCGCTGACACTGGCAGGGTGCCAGATGACACAGACAGAGCGTAGTGTCGTTGGCGGTGTCGCAGGTGCGGCTGGCGGCTTGGCCGTGGGCAACTTGCTTGGCGCAAATACCAACTGGACCATCCTGACAACTGTTGCCGGTGCAGCAGCAGGTACCCTTTTGGCACAGAATCAGAACACTGGCAGATGCGCCTATGCACGCGGTGACGGCACTTATTACGAGGCAGCCTGCCCCTGA
- a CDS encoding DUF3553 domain-containing protein, producing MSHLILAPGMFVRHPQYPEWGIGQVQSRIGEMVTVSFVEAGKQVINGSKVALILVSETEI from the coding sequence ATGAGCCATCTTATTCTTGCCCCCGGAATGTTCGTTCGTCACCCACAATACCCGGAATGGGGTATCGGACAGGTTCAATCACGTATTGGCGAAATGGTCACAGTCAGTTTCGTTGAAGCGGGTAAACAGGTAATTAATGGGTCAAAAGTTGCTTTAATTCTCGTTTCAGAAACAGAGATTTGA
- a CDS encoding histidine phosphotransferase family protein: protein MGAIGNGVELMQLVTSTPSAELSLIAESTDSATARLRFYRIAFGIVSAGQLISHPEVLSVLNALQAHQKHRVIWNCQTNLTRQQIKLMFLLLMCMETAIPWGGDIEINSVQTGVQLVARSDRLRIDDRLWAALHAGGLVEDLTSATIQFALAGTEIVTQGCPVVMAEHGNAYVLDVMLGS from the coding sequence ATGGGCGCAATCGGAAATGGGGTCGAATTGATGCAACTGGTTACGTCGACACCCTCGGCAGAGTTGTCGCTTATCGCTGAAAGTACAGACAGCGCAACGGCACGCCTGCGCTTCTATCGCATCGCCTTCGGCATCGTCTCGGCGGGGCAGTTGATATCGCACCCCGAAGTCTTGTCTGTTCTGAACGCCTTGCAGGCGCATCAGAAGCACAGGGTCATCTGGAACTGTCAGACCAACCTGACCCGCCAACAGATCAAGCTGATGTTCTTGCTGCTGATGTGTATGGAAACTGCAATTCCATGGGGTGGCGACATCGAAATCAATTCAGTCCAAACCGGGGTGCAGCTTGTTGCACGTTCGGATCGGCTGAGGATTGATGACAGGCTTTGGGCCGCTTTGCACGCGGGCGGCTTGGTAGAAGATTTGACATCGGCAACCATACAATTTGCCTTGGCTGGCACCGAAATCGTGACGCAGGGGTGTCCCGTGGTCATGGCGGAGCATGGAAATGCCTATGTGCTCGATGTTATGCTTGGATCATGA
- a CDS encoding division plane positioning ATPase MipZ, with product MHTITFFAPKGGSGRTTVVMATASAFIEAGHRVGVIDTTEEARRWPPSGQSFIRQWQTSMLTSGIGPDQLVTASAWDFDSFYSAKKELLTAGCTHILIDTPKAPNKLIEYVLLECDLIVMPFSGYFEATWISSWVTSNLCPVRKMFGLATGLMGTEEHQAIHRQALYGSPMLKSSLPRSYVFANQLIDGSFYKLEAGSDTFGYTDADLLHARSAATKLIKELNRLVKTRSFSRYQCGEQLATGHPLAHLQALHAQAPEAFC from the coding sequence ATGCACACTATCACATTCTTTGCCCCGAAGGGCGGCTCGGGCCGGACCACAGTGGTCATGGCGACAGCATCGGCGTTTATCGAGGCGGGCCATCGGGTAGGTGTTATCGACACGACGGAAGAGGCACGTCGGTGGCCGCCAAGTGGTCAGTCCTTCATCAGACAATGGCAGACCAGTATGTTGACCTCAGGTATCGGACCGGACCAGTTGGTGACGGCCTCGGCTTGGGACTTCGACAGCTTTTACAGCGCGAAGAAGGAACTCCTCACTGCGGGCTGCACACACATTCTGATCGACACGCCGAAAGCGCCAAACAAGTTGATCGAGTACGTGCTGCTTGAATGTGACCTGATTGTCATGCCGTTTTCCGGCTACTTCGAAGCGACATGGATCAGCAGCTGGGTCACATCAAATCTTTGCCCGGTTCGGAAAATGTTCGGTTTGGCGACCGGACTGATGGGTACTGAAGAACATCAAGCGATCCATCGGCAAGCGCTTTATGGATCACCAATGCTGAAAAGCAGCCTGCCGCGCAGTTATGTGTTCGCTAATCAGCTAATTGACGGCAGCTTCTACAAGCTGGAAGCAGGGTCCGACACCTTTGGATACACTGACGCCGATCTGCTTCACGCTAGATCGGCCGCGACCAAACTGATCAAAGAGCTGAACAGGCTGGTCAAAACCCGGAGCTTCAGCCGGTACCAGTGTGGCGAGCAGCTCGCTACGGGCCACCCGCTCGCACACCTGCAAGCACTACATGCGCAAGCGCCGGAGGCATTCTGCTGA
- the serB gene encoding phosphoserine phosphatase SerB, which translates to MYVATLLTNPATPKLDAATVEALRNAWGGGAAVWLNPGVAAEFSLAVMPDNLWQVWQDLQPLGIDLAVQAAEGRRKRMLLADMDSTMIRQECIDELADEAGVGAYVAGITARAMNGELEFEEALRERVALLKGLDESVIAKVMAARITFTPGGRELIATMKGNGSYAALVSGGFTAFTTHVAQALGFDEHRANTLQIKDGKLTGTVADPILGREAKVAALDEISARLGISPAEVMAVGDGANDLGMLGRAGAGVALHAKPSVAAQCTLRINHGDLSALLYLQGYHLGEFHA; encoded by the coding sequence ATGTATGTCGCCACTTTACTGACCAATCCTGCCACCCCGAAGCTGGACGCCGCCACTGTTGAGGCCTTGCGCAATGCGTGGGGCGGGGGCGCGGCGGTGTGGCTGAACCCTGGTGTTGCCGCTGAATTTTCGCTTGCGGTGATGCCCGACAATCTTTGGCAGGTCTGGCAGGATTTGCAGCCATTGGGCATTGATCTGGCCGTGCAAGCCGCCGAAGGGCGGCGCAAGCGGATGCTTCTGGCCGATATGGACAGCACCATGATCAGGCAGGAATGCATTGATGAATTGGCCGATGAGGCGGGCGTAGGTGCCTATGTCGCAGGCATTACCGCACGCGCCATGAATGGCGAGTTGGAATTTGAGGAGGCGCTGCGCGAACGTGTGGCGTTGCTGAAAGGGCTGGATGAAAGCGTGATCGCCAAAGTCATGGCCGCGCGGATCACCTTTACCCCCGGCGGGCGCGAGCTGATTGCCACAATGAAGGGCAATGGGAGCTATGCGGCGCTTGTTTCGGGCGGGTTCACGGCCTTTACAACCCATGTGGCGCAGGCGCTGGGCTTTGACGAGCATCGCGCCAATACGCTGCAAATTAAAGATGGCAAGCTGACAGGCACTGTGGCGGACCCCATTCTGGGCCGCGAGGCAAAGGTGGCAGCACTGGATGAGATCAGCGCGCGGTTGGGCATTTCGCCTGCCGAGGTGATGGCTGTGGGCGATGGGGCCAATGATCTGGGCATGCTGGGGCGTGCGGGTGCCGGGGTTGCACTGCACGCAAAACCCAGTGTTGCCGCGCAATGCACCTTGCGCATCAATCATGGCGATCTGAGCGCGCTGCTCTATCTGCAAGGGTATCATTTGGGCGAGTTTCATGCTTAA
- a CDS encoding IS630 family transposase (programmed frameshift) translates to MGAALALRTDYDGMKLRELARKTKDANQARRLLALAEIYDGGRRSDAARIGGVGLQIVRDWVERFNARGPDGLINGKAPGQQSKLNDEQRRALAAIVESGPTLSVHGVVRWRLSDLRKWIADTFGISLHETSISRELRALGYVKLTARPRHHAQDTAALEDFKKGFAAAVAKLRARLLQGTVIEVWFQDEARVGQKNKITRRWAKRGTRPSAPHDQRTSSSYIFGAICPALGKAAGLVLPACNTEAMALHLAEISQTVAPKAHGAVLVDQAAWHMTDKLVIPDNITIIPIPAKCPELNPVENIWQFMRDNWLSNLIFETYEDIVDHCCKAWNKLVSMPDTITSIGTRDWAQEF, encoded by the exons ATGGGCGCAGCGCTCGCGTTACGGACAGACTACGACGGCATGAAGTTGAGAGAACTTGCGCGAAAGACAAAGGATGCCAACCAAGCCCGCAGGCTTTTGGCGCTGGCGGAGATCTATGATGGCGGTCGGCGCAGCGATGCTGCTCGGATTGGTGGTGTTGGCCTACAAATTGTCCGTGACTGGGTGGAGCGGTTTAATGCCCGCGGGCCTGACGGCTTGATCAACGGCAAAGCTCCTGGTCAGCAGTCTAAGCTTAACGATGAGCAGCGCAGGGCGCTTGCTGCAATTGTTGAGAGCGGTCCGACCTTATCGGTCCATGGGGTCGTCCGCTGGCGCCTGAGTGATCTGAGGAAATGGATTGCAGACACATTTGGGATTTCACTTCACGAGACGTCGATAAGCCGGGAACTCAGGGCGCTTGGTTATGTCAAACTCACAGCACGCCCGCGCCATCACGCGCAAGATACAGCCGCACTGGAGGACTTT AAAAAAGGGTTTGCAGCCGCAGTAGCAAAGCTCCGCGCACGGCTCCTGCAAGGCACTGTGATCGAAGTCTGGTTCCAAGATGAAGCGCGTGTCGGCCAGAAAAACAAGATCACGCGCCGATGGGCGAAGCGCGGTACGCGACCTTCCGCCCCACATGATCAGCGCACGAGTTCAAGCTACATCTTTGGAGCGATTTGCCCAGCCCTCGGGAAAGCTGCAGGTCTTGTGCTGCCAGCGTGCAATACCGAAGCGATGGCCCTGCATCTTGCTGAAATCTCCCAAACTGTCGCACCCAAAGCACATGGGGCTGTGCTCGTGGATCAAGCCGCATGGCACATGACTGACAAGCTGGTCATTCCGGACAACATCACCATCATCCCGATCCCCGCAAAATGCCCAGAACTCAATCCAGTCGAAAACATCTGGCAATTCATGCGAGACAACTGGCTATCAAACCTCATCTTCGAAACCTATGAAGACATCGTAGATCATTGCTGCAAGGCTTGGAACAAATTGGTCAGCATGCCCGACACAATCACCTCCATTGGAACCCGCGACTGGGCTCAAGAGTTCTGA
- a CDS encoding tyrosine-type recombinase/integrase, producing MPLKVIKRNKTWHYQGTVAGGRLRGTTGATDKRIAERIAAEVENKAWQRHLDGPGATLTFAQAAIAYRQAGRDPRFLERIEDFWKDTLVPKITGEAIRQMARKLYPAAANATLNRQGIVPAQAIINYAAELDWCASIKVKRFKVNAKRKTPVTRAWVEAFAMQATQDGLPHLAALCLFMFGTGARRGEACALKWSDVELFQRKALINQTKIDEQREAHLSSPVIAALANIPSNRNPDDLVFQYASGESVGQVWNNVSERAGIKKLSPHCCRHGFATSMLQAGIDAKTVAVRGGWKDVATVMKYYAHALDDPTITDVLFGTN from the coding sequence ATGCCGCTCAAGGTCATCAAGCGCAACAAAACCTGGCACTACCAAGGGACAGTTGCCGGAGGGCGACTTCGAGGCACTACAGGCGCTACGGACAAAAGGATTGCGGAAAGGATCGCAGCAGAAGTCGAGAACAAAGCGTGGCAACGTCATCTCGATGGGCCAGGCGCAACGTTGACGTTTGCGCAGGCGGCGATTGCTTATCGGCAAGCGGGGCGAGACCCCCGATTTCTGGAACGCATCGAAGACTTTTGGAAAGACACGCTTGTCCCCAAAATCACTGGTGAAGCCATTCGTCAGATGGCGCGAAAGCTATATCCGGCCGCAGCAAACGCAACCCTGAACCGTCAGGGCATCGTGCCCGCGCAAGCTATCATAAACTACGCTGCAGAACTGGATTGGTGTGCCTCGATTAAGGTGAAGCGTTTTAAAGTAAATGCCAAAAGAAAGACTCCAGTCACGAGGGCTTGGGTGGAAGCCTTCGCTATGCAAGCAACGCAGGATGGCTTGCCCCATTTGGCCGCCCTCTGCCTGTTTATGTTCGGTACCGGCGCGCGCCGTGGCGAAGCATGCGCTCTTAAATGGAGCGACGTTGAGTTGTTTCAGAGGAAAGCGCTGATCAATCAAACAAAGATTGACGAACAGCGGGAAGCACACCTGTCGTCGCCAGTCATTGCTGCGTTGGCTAACATTCCTTCAAACCGCAACCCTGATGATCTGGTGTTTCAGTATGCCTCTGGTGAAAGTGTTGGTCAGGTCTGGAACAACGTATCAGAACGTGCTGGCATCAAGAAGCTTTCACCACACTGCTGCCGCCATGGGTTTGCGACTTCAATGCTACAAGCGGGAATAGATGCGAAGACTGTCGCTGTTCGAGGTGGCTGGAAAGACGTTGCCACAGTGATGAAATACTACGCCCATGCACTGGACGATCCGACTATCACGGATGTACTTTTTGGCACAAATTAG
- a CDS encoding GNAT family N-acetyltransferase — MSMAGPGCAQAHQLTVRLAANENDLRAAQRLRYRVFIEEMGGTGDLVDHAARLERDRFDAIFDHLLLIDETRDPAASDHVVGAYRLLPDTRVTPPGQFYCDDEFDLTPLRHSGRRLLELGRSCMDRSHRGGIGMLQLWQGLAQYVLDHDIDILFGAASFHGADPQRWAQSLGWLHHHHLAPQELRVRARQTNSFAPLTRDVLDRRVALAQMPSLIRAYLRLGGVVGEGVYVDPAFRTTDVCIILDTAAMSAQARAFTLRGTAESGQA, encoded by the coding sequence ATGAGCATGGCAGGACCGGGATGTGCGCAGGCCCATCAACTGACTGTGCGCCTTGCCGCCAATGAGAACGATCTGCGCGCGGCCCAGCGGTTGCGCTACCGTGTCTTCATCGAGGAAATGGGCGGCACGGGTGATCTGGTCGATCATGCCGCGCGGTTGGAGCGCGACCGGTTCGACGCGATCTTTGACCATCTTTTGCTGATCGATGAAACACGCGACCCCGCAGCCTCGGACCATGTTGTCGGTGCGTATCGCCTGCTGCCGGACACGCGCGTGACCCCGCCGGGACAGTTCTATTGCGATGACGAATTCGACCTGACACCGCTGCGCCATTCTGGCCGACGTTTGCTGGAACTTGGCCGATCATGCATGGATCGCAGTCATCGTGGCGGCATTGGTATGCTTCAGTTGTGGCAAGGTCTGGCGCAATATGTGCTCGATCATGACATCGATATCCTGTTTGGCGCGGCCAGTTTTCACGGTGCTGACCCGCAGCGTTGGGCGCAATCGCTCGGTTGGCTGCATCACCACCATCTTGCCCCCCAAGAACTGCGCGTGCGCGCACGCCAAACCAACAGCTTTGCCCCGCTTACGCGCGATGTGCTTGACCGGCGGGTGGCACTGGCGCAGATGCCGTCATTGATCCGTGCCTATTTGCGACTGGGCGGGGTTGTGGGCGAAGGGGTCTATGTGGACCCGGCATTCCGCACCACGGATGTCTGCATTATTCTGGATACCGCCGCGATGTCTGCGCAGGCGCGCGCGTTCACGTTGCGTGGCACAGCCGAGAGTGGGCAGGCATGA
- a CDS encoding helix-turn-helix domain-containing protein produces MTGYKLKTGTEEDWSRLEAREQLRFEVEQKDIENAPVSPLHENLRHLRMRMKLKKQEMADLLEITPRTYYTYEEGARPIPSTTLVRLAVRTGVDLNKLLLGRSASANPQLVQSAIDDMFHIMKYLTREYPKMDMTDKLEVARFSVSFDWQGWPRLHPDMIRDAVKMVTRYRFHPEDLPAPPDPEHYGEDTERYQEDEAIWQAMVDEDLGPMQEEHPTNDSSR; encoded by the coding sequence ATGACTGGCTATAAGTTAAAAACCGGAACTGAAGAAGATTGGTCCCGATTGGAGGCTAGAGAGCAGCTTCGCTTTGAGGTTGAACAAAAGGACATCGAGAACGCCCCCGTATCGCCACTCCATGAAAACCTTCGGCACCTCAGAATGCGCATGAAACTCAAGAAGCAAGAAATGGCCGACCTACTCGAAATTACTCCGCGAACCTATTACACTTATGAGGAGGGTGCGCGACCTATACCATCAACCACACTAGTGCGGCTTGCTGTCAGAACGGGCGTCGACCTGAATAAGCTGTTGCTGGGTCGTTCAGCCTCAGCCAATCCCCAGCTGGTTCAATCCGCGATTGATGACATGTTTCACATCATGAAATATCTGACGCGCGAGTACCCAAAAATGGATATGACGGACAAGCTGGAAGTCGCCCGGTTTTCAGTCAGCTTCGATTGGCAAGGTTGGCCACGCCTACACCCCGACATGATTCGCGATGCGGTAAAGATGGTCACCCGATATCGCTTTCATCCTGAAGACCTTCCTGCTCCTCCGGACCCGGAGCATTATGGCGAAGACACGGAACGCTATCAGGAAGATGAGGCGATTTGGCAGGCGATGGTCGATGAAGACTTGGGTCCTATGCAAGAAGAACACCCAACCAATGATAGTTCACGTTGA
- a CDS encoding TetR/AcrR family transcriptional regulator — MRKKAPEAVRRSLLDHAASIAAEQGINAVTTQAVAAGAGVTKGGLFHHFSSKDALLDEMVMDIMRQLDKAIDAAIAADPEPYGSFTRAYVACALGPEHHDLGRAWKTLGVSLAAEERLHSLWSSWLRKRLAAHAVTDGDLVHEIVRLAADGAWLAQGKDDERDPETAQRLRIGLDELTRTGLK, encoded by the coding sequence ATGCGGAAAAAAGCCCCTGAAGCAGTGCGTCGGTCATTGCTGGATCATGCTGCCAGCATAGCTGCCGAACAAGGCATCAATGCCGTCACCACTCAAGCTGTTGCCGCAGGTGCTGGCGTCACTAAAGGCGGACTGTTTCACCATTTCTCAAGCAAGGACGCGCTTCTGGACGAGATGGTTATGGATATTATGCGACAGCTCGACAAAGCGATCGACGCTGCCATTGCTGCAGACCCGGAACCTTATGGTTCATTCACACGTGCCTATGTTGCATGCGCGCTGGGGCCGGAACATCACGATCTGGGGCGTGCATGGAAAACGCTGGGTGTGTCGCTTGCGGCCGAGGAACGGCTGCACAGCCTATGGTCCTCATGGCTCCGTAAGCGGCTTGCTGCCCATGCTGTAACTGACGGTGACCTTGTGCACGAGATTGTCCGCCTTGCGGCAGATGGTGCATGGCTCGCGCAAGGCAAAGATGATGAGCGCGATCCAGAAACTGCGCAGCGGCTACGCATCGGTCTTGACGAACTTACACGCACAGGTCTGAAGTGA
- a CDS encoding helix-turn-helix domain-containing protein: MAGTVHTEAYKKLLRALVEARCAAGLSQAQLAKMLGKPASFVGKYELGERRLDVIEFMVVLKVLRRDIGDLSEFGQVDLPDHL; encoded by the coding sequence TTGGCTGGAACAGTTCACACCGAGGCTTATAAAAAGTTACTCAGGGCCTTGGTCGAGGCGCGATGTGCTGCCGGCTTATCACAGGCGCAGCTTGCGAAAATGCTTGGGAAGCCTGCATCTTTCGTCGGGAAATACGAACTTGGTGAGCGCAGACTCGATGTGATCGAGTTCATGGTCGTCCTGAAGGTGCTGCGCCGAGATATCGGAGACCTGTCTGAGTTTGGGCAGGTTGACCTGCCGGATCACCTTTGA